Part of the Gemmatimonadota bacterium genome is shown below.
ACTCGCACGCGCACGGCGAGCTCAACGAATCCGAGCGAGCGATGCTTGCAGGCGTCTTCGACTTCAAGCAGAAGCGGGCGCACGACGTGATGCGGCCGCGGACCGATGTCGTCGCGATCGACATCGATTTGACATCCGAGGAAGTGCTGCACGTGCTGCGCACCGAGCGGTACTCGCGGTACCCGGTGTATCGCGAAACTCTGGATGACATAGTCGGCGTGTTTCTCGCCAAGGATCTGTGGCTTCGCGACCAGAGCTCGCCGTTCAAGCTATCGGAGCTGATGCGGGAGGCGCTGTACGTTCCTGATAGCCGAGCGGCTGAGCGGGTGCTGGACGATCTCCGACGAACGCGCGCGTACATGGCGGTGGTCATCGACGAGTATGGTGGGACGGCCGGCATCATAACTATCGAAGACCTGGTCGAAGAGGTTATGGGTGACATAACCGACGAGTACGACATGGCTGCACGGACCTCGCTTGAGATGAACGGCGTGCTCGAGCTGGCCGGCACTCTGTCACTCATCGATGCACGGTCGGATTACGAGCTGGAGATCCCCGAGGGAGACTGGTCCACGCTGGGCGGATATGTATTCGCGCGTCTGGGGAGGCTCCCTCGCGTGGGTGACAGGGTTCGGATTCCGAATGCCGGTCTCGAGGTGGTCGCCATGGATGGGCGGCGGGTCGCGGCGCTGCGTGTGCTGCGGGAGTCCGCCGATACCGCCGCAGAAGCCCGACAGAAGGCGTGAGCACCGGCTCGTAATCGGAAGATCCACACGTGTGACGCCGTTGGGAAGAGGAGTCACTCGCACCGCCGGGACCGTCATGCCGGGTGTTGGAAGAGCAAGCGAATCGACGCTCAGCGTGACCGTGGTATAAGGGATCACGTCATCGAGCCGATACGCGCCGACTGAATCCGTTTCGATCTGTACGTCGCCGGTGGAGATCGAAATACCCGGAAGTGCGGGCTCGGTCGCATCCCGGATTCCGTTGTCGTTCTCATCCAGAAACAGCAGCCCGCCGATGCTCGCGCGTCCACGGAGCTGCGTCGGCGACAACGCCGCGATGTGCGCACTCGACATCACAACGACCGATCCACTCAACGATTGCAAGGTCGACCCATTGGATCCAGCCGTGGAACGCGCCTCGTATCTGGCCGCACGTGTCAGCATGTCGATAGACACGGTGAGGCGCGGCGCGGCGGCACTGGCTGGCCACTCCACTCCGAAATCGAGTCGCCCGGAGCGCGCGACTGGGGTGGAGATCGTGATGTAGTTGTCACCGGCTCCGCCAGTCGCAAATCCCGAACGGAGGCGGCTACCGAGCGGGAACAGGAACGGGATCGGCGATTCCGCGAACAGACCTCGCCCGGTCGAGGTCGAAGCCCCGTTGAACTGACGCGCGACATCGATGAACGGGCGCAGATACAGGGATCCGAGAGGCAGCGACATGAAAAGGCGCAGGCGCTGCGTATCCGTCAGCCCGTAGCCTGCGATGGCGAGAGTCGCGCTCGCGGCATATCCCGCTCGAGCGATGCGCCAGATCGCAGTCGCCGTTGCGTTGGAATAGCGGACGGGAGATAGCGCTGACATCGATGCAAGCCGCCTGTTCGCATATGTAACGAAGGCATCGAACATCGGCGACGGTGCATAGCGCAGGTCGGCGTTCGTCGATGCGCTCGCGTAACGGAAAGATGCGTTGAGGTCGTCGCGCAGGTGCGTCGTCAGGAGCAACGAGGGCTCGATCATCGTGCGGTGCGATCCGGTCGACAGGCGCAGACCTGCTCCGGTCGTAACACGCGGGAACGGTGCGTATCTAAGCGTCGACTCCGCTGCGTAGTCACAGGTCGTGATCTCACAGCGCCCAATCGCGACGTTGTACACAGCAGTGCGCGCGGGCAACGCATTGTCGGCGACCGATACGTAGCGAGTCACCGATCGTTCTTCGCCCGCTGTGCCGTACGCTGAGACGGTAAGACGGTTGGAGCCACGAGAGGTTGGCATCGAGATCGCGTACGTTCCCGTCGAATCCGTGCGGCCGGAGTACACGAGCACGCCGTCGCGGTAAGCTTCGACATCCCAACCTGGGCCGGTGGCACCAACGAGTGCAACGGGCGGGGCGTCGTCGTGGATGACCG
Proteins encoded:
- a CDS encoding hemolysin family protein — translated: MATRLIWIVVLVAVSAIFAAAEAALSIPVDEEDGRSTPTTAARIGSSLSAVGLGVVGGAAWFALAVLLHIVVGELVPRAVAREHPHIARKYAVPVVRLIGQILTPFVIVVNSIASLVARAFGMHAVVENEVPAHSPDELRTLVMHSHAHGELNESERAMLAGVFDFKQKRAHDVMRPRTDVVAIDIDLTSEEVLHVLRTERYSRYPVYRETLDDIVGVFLAKDLWLRDQSSPFKLSELMREALYVPDSRAAERVLDDLRRTRAYMAVVIDEYGGTAGIITIEDLVEEVMGDITDEYDMAARTSLEMNGVLELAGTLSLIDARSDYELEIPEGDWSTLGGYVFARLGRLPRVGDRVRIPNAGLEVVAMDGRRVAALRVLRESADTAAEARQKA